A genomic window from Deinococcus aetherius includes:
- a CDS encoding transposase produces the protein MRLDKLKSRARSFERLVGLTPEEFERLLSKLEPLWEQAHRRSLLGAGRVRRIGAGNTFKLDLSQRLFVTLLYLRQYFTMHVLGILFDLDAANVCRNIHGLLPVLEQALPAPLRSRTLQAKPDEVAGNQTKKPRKIRSLEEFLEVFPELTDVIVDGTEQPRGQPKVKKGQTPGKKAVGRPKDKKRFYSVKQGTHTLKTQVAVTPEGQVVHLSATASGRTHDMKVLKRSRLINRLPPHVRVWGDRGYTGLEKVYPERETIVPAKRPKKGELSLEQRELNRLISKVRITAENVINRMKKFRACKEFFRNEPKRHGVIWGCVAGLVNLRWQRRLLLPTT, from the coding sequence TTGCGGCTGGACAAGCTGAAGTCCCGAGCACGTTCCTTCGAGCGTCTGGTGGGGCTGACTCCCGAAGAGTTCGAGCGGCTGCTGAGCAAACTGGAGCCGTTGTGGGAGCAGGCCCACCGCCGCTCCCTGCTGGGCGCCGGACGGGTTCGGCGCATCGGTGCGGGCAACACCTTCAAGCTTGACCTGAGCCAGCGATTATTCGTCACGCTGCTCTACCTGCGCCAGTACTTCACAATGCACGTCCTGGGCATCCTGTTTGACCTGGACGCAGCGAATGTTTGCCGCAACATCCACGGCTTGCTGCCCGTCTTGGAGCAGGCGTTGCCTGCTCCCCTGCGTTCCCGGACCCTCCAGGCCAAGCCGGATGAGGTTGCGGGCAACCAGACCAAGAAGCCGAGAAAGATTCGCTCGTTGGAGGAGTTCTTGGAGGTGTTCCCCGAGCTGACGGACGTGATCGTGGACGGCACCGAGCAGCCCCGGGGGCAGCCGAAGGTGAAGAAGGGCCAGACGCCGGGGAAGAAAGCGGTGGGGCGGCCCAAGGACAAGAAGCGGTTCTATAGCGTCAAGCAGGGCACGCACACCCTGAAGACCCAGGTGGCGGTGACGCCCGAAGGGCAGGTCGTCCATCTCAGTGCGACCGCCAGCGGTCGCACTCATGACATGAAGGTGCTTAAACGGTCGCGCTTGATCAACCGCTTGCCCCCCCATGTCCGAGTGTGGGGGGACCGTGGGTACACCGGGCTGGAGAAGGTCTACCCCGAGCGCGAGACCATCGTGCCCGCCAAGCGCCCGAAGAAGGGCGAGTTGAGCCTGGAGCAACGTGAGCTGAACCGTCTGATCTCCAAGGTACGGATCACCGCCGAGAACGTCATCAATCGGATGAAGAAGTTCCGCGCCTGCAAGGAGTTCTTCCGAAACGAGCCCAAACGGCATGGGGTCATATGGGGCTGTGTCGCCGGACTCGTCAATC
- the ssb gene encoding single-stranded DNA-binding protein, which translates to MNKVLIIAALARDPELRYTPGGTAVLDLTLAGERHITGSDGRAHVIPFYENGQALGKYAEHLAERGYQAGDVLVADGQLDYSQWEAPEGGKRSALRVRVTGTVRQADGDFEIAQDGRGGQRLRGGLNRATVIGNVSADPELRYTPAGDAVLGLRLGVNEKYKDRQGQAQEKTHWVDVTLWRDLALAHQGLRKGDPVLVEGALVDESWTDRDGNRRRTKKVEADSVVPLSRGAGTGTSGTPAPAREQRQPVAASGTRAASSQNAAPAPTRSGGLDIDQGLEDFPPDEEPLPF; encoded by the coding sequence ATGAACAAGGTCCTGATCATCGCCGCCCTCGCCCGCGATCCCGAACTCCGCTACACCCCGGGAGGCACCGCCGTCCTCGATCTCACCCTCGCGGGCGAGCGCCACATCACGGGCAGCGACGGGCGCGCGCACGTCATCCCCTTCTACGAGAACGGGCAGGCGCTGGGCAAGTACGCCGAACATCTGGCCGAGCGCGGGTATCAGGCGGGCGACGTCCTGGTGGCGGACGGGCAGCTCGATTACAGCCAGTGGGAGGCGCCCGAAGGGGGCAAGCGCAGCGCCCTGCGGGTGCGCGTCACGGGGACGGTGCGTCAAGCGGACGGAGACTTCGAGATCGCCCAGGATGGCCGGGGCGGGCAGCGGCTCAGGGGCGGCTTGAACCGGGCCACGGTCATCGGGAACGTGTCCGCCGACCCCGAACTGCGGTACACACCTGCCGGTGACGCCGTGCTCGGTCTGCGTCTGGGCGTCAACGAGAAGTACAAGGACCGTCAGGGCCAGGCCCAGGAGAAGACGCACTGGGTGGACGTGACCTTGTGGCGCGACCTGGCCCTGGCTCACCAGGGTCTGCGCAAGGGCGACCCAGTCCTGGTGGAGGGCGCACTGGTGGACGAGTCGTGGACGGACCGCGACGGGAACAGGCGCCGGACCAAGAAGGTCGAGGCGGACAGCGTGGTCCCCCTCAGCCGGGGTGCGGGCACGGGCACCTCCGGCACGCCAGCTCCGGCACGCGAGCAGCGGCAGCCGGTTGCCGCCTCGGGGACTCGCGCGGCCAGCTCTCAAAACGCCGCGCCCGCCCCGACCCGCTCCGGGGGGCTGGACATCGATCAGGGGCTGGAGGACTTCCCGCCCGACGAGGAGCCCCTGCCGTTCTGA
- a CDS encoding type II toxin-antitoxin system TacA family antitoxin: MTVDAQGRLTLPPEAQARLAQGPGQTLVIDVDLPVEQTPVGEGENPFLRFIGTLSPWPRTAARPPDVNGDTRTDRLHRHEGARRPASHQAGRRIPSSSFGAVCRWCGILAYNNAEGNVMTHLPKDERLHLRVTGEHHDLIEQAATLEGLTLTGFATRHLVDAATRVVEHHRVTQLGREQAEAFLRALEEGEAPQGVDRLTRHFGRTSLPVREEP; the protein is encoded by the coding sequence GTGACTGTCGACGCGCAGGGACGGCTCACCCTGCCCCCCGAGGCGCAGGCCCGCCTCGCCCAGGGGCCCGGGCAGACCCTGGTGATCGATGTGGATCTCCCCGTCGAGCAGACGCCGGTCGGTGAGGGCGAGAATCCCTTCCTGCGCTTCATCGGCACCCTGTCCCCCTGGCCGAGGACAGCCGCACGTCCTCCCGACGTGAACGGGGACACGAGAACTGACAGGTTGCACCGCCACGAGGGTGCGCGGCGCCCGGCTTCACACCAAGCTGGGCGCCGCATCCCTTCGTCTTCTTTTGGAGCAGTCTGTCGTTGGTGTGGCATTCTGGCGTACAATAATGCCGAGGGGAATGTGATGACGCATCTACCGAAAGACGAGCGCCTGCACCTGCGAGTGACTGGGGAGCACCATGACCTGATCGAACAGGCCGCCACCCTCGAGGGGCTCACCCTCACGGGTTTTGCCACCCGTCACCTCGTGGACGCCGCGACGCGAGTGGTCGAACATCACCGCGTGACGCAGCTCGGCCGAGAACAGGCCGAAGCGTTTCTCCGTGCCCTCGAGGAAGGCGAGGCTCCCCAGGGTGTGGACCGCCTCACGCGCCACTTCGGCCGGACCTCGCTGCCTGTGCGGGAAGAACCGTGA
- a CDS encoding GNAT family N-acetyltransferase: MDDLQVTPLGPHHDRAAFTCGEATLDRYLREQASQDRKRSLARCYVLTRASEPARIVGYYTLSAHSLRLHDLPEDAARGIPYRDVPGVLIGRLALDVREQGRGLGERLLAAAVEHCARLESELGLRVIVVDALSEGAARFYERFGFQRFGSGELRLFLSLRHVRPRT; encoded by the coding sequence GTGGACGATCTGCAGGTGACGCCGCTCGGTCCCCACCATGACCGGGCGGCGTTCACGTGTGGTGAGGCGACGCTCGACCGCTACCTGCGCGAACAGGCGAGCCAGGACCGCAAACGCTCGCTCGCGCGTTGCTACGTCCTCACCCGAGCGAGCGAGCCCGCCCGTATCGTGGGGTACTACACCCTCAGCGCCCACAGTCTCCGGCTTCACGACCTGCCCGAAGACGCGGCGCGCGGCATTCCCTACCGTGACGTTCCAGGCGTGCTGATCGGGCGGCTGGCGCTGGACGTGCGCGAGCAGGGTCGGGGCCTTGGGGAGCGGCTCCTCGCGGCGGCCGTCGAACATTGCGCACGGTTGGAGAGTGAGCTGGGGTTGCGGGTGATCGTGGTGGATGCGCTTTCCGAGGGAGCGGCCCGCTTCTACGAGCGTTTCGGCTTCCAGCGCTTCGGCTCCGGTGAGTTGCGGCTCTTCCTGAGCCTCCGGCACGTGCGGCCCAGGACGTAG